A window from Nitrospirota bacterium encodes these proteins:
- a CDS encoding FtsX-like permease family protein: ITRTWLLLAIVAVVSCTLFTATLFLRSINNALKLGTYRLGADILVVPENAEKNAKAALLSGEPTSFLMDKTVLDRVRKIEGVKSATPQLFIKPTSFTCCFNVDVFLIAFDPETDFTVKPWLEKHLNRPLAANEIITGREIPVIVGDNIPFFGTTFHVAGTMEPTGMDFFDRSAFMSLESAYQMAQNSKTKAIQPLEIGRDKISTVLVQVGEDFTPDRVAIRIEHDIPGVKALVSDTVISTVRKQLSGLIHAIVAISSILWVIVLLIMAFAFYMIVNERRREIGLLRAIGANRLHIASIILSEAALLSATGGAAGVALGFGLLFSFKNLMLHNLKLPYLFPSPVELISLIAAAVSFSLVTGLLSALLPSLSVIRTEPYEAIRSAE; the protein is encoded by the coding sequence GATCACGCGGACATGGCTTTTGCTGGCTATTGTGGCCGTAGTCTCCTGCACGCTGTTCACCGCCACCCTCTTCCTGCGCAGTATCAATAATGCGCTCAAGCTCGGCACCTACCGCCTCGGCGCCGACATCCTGGTGGTTCCCGAAAACGCCGAAAAGAACGCGAAGGCCGCCCTCCTTTCCGGGGAGCCGACCAGTTTTCTTATGGACAAGACTGTGCTCGACAGGGTCAGAAAGATCGAGGGCGTCAAGAGCGCAACGCCCCAGCTTTTCATCAAGCCCACCAGTTTCACCTGCTGCTTCAATGTGGACGTTTTCCTGATCGCTTTTGATCCCGAGACGGATTTCACGGTGAAGCCGTGGCTGGAAAAGCACCTGAACCGGCCGCTGGCGGCCAACGAGATCATCACGGGGAGGGAGATCCCGGTCATCGTCGGCGACAACATACCCTTCTTCGGCACCACCTTCCATGTTGCAGGCACGATGGAGCCGACGGGCATGGACTTCTTTGACCGCTCGGCGTTCATGAGTCTCGAGTCCGCGTATCAGATGGCCCAGAATTCAAAAACCAAGGCGATACAGCCGCTCGAGATCGGGAGGGACAAAATATCGACGGTCCTGGTCCAGGTCGGCGAGGACTTCACCCCGGACCGGGTAGCCATCAGGATCGAGCATGACATCCCCGGCGTCAAGGCGCTCGTGTCCGATACGGTCATCAGCACGGTGCGGAAGCAGCTCTCCGGCCTCATTCACGCCATCGTCGCCATCAGCAGCATTCTCTGGGTCATCGTGCTCCTGATCATGGCCTTCGCGTTCTACATGATCGTGAACGAACGGCGGCGGGAGATCGGCCTCCTCCGGGCGATCGGAGCGAACCGGCTTCACATCGCTTCGATCATCCTGAGCGAGGCGGCCCTGCTCTCAGCCACGGGCGGAGCGGCTGGCGTTGCACTCGGATTCGGGCTGCTGTTCAGCTTCAAGAACCTGATGCTGCACAATTTGAAACTTCCCTACCTGTTCCCGTCTCCTGTCGAACTGATAAGCCTGATCGCGGCGGCCGTCTCATTTTCGCTCGTCACCGGGCTGCTTTCGGCGCTGCTGCCGTCGTTGTCGGTGATCCGGACGGAACCCTATGAGGCCATAAGGAGCGCGGAATGA